A stretch of the Aegilops tauschii subsp. strangulata cultivar AL8/78 chromosome 4, Aet v6.0, whole genome shotgun sequence genome encodes the following:
- the LOC109765524 gene encoding probable inactive purple acid phosphatase 1: protein MVAALVHLLVAFSAAVLAAAGGEQPLSKIGVHRATLAIHPGASVDVSPLLLGLQGQDQEWVTIGFNNPRPSKDDWIGVFSPANFSDSICPSENQWVEAPLLCTAPIKFQYANYTTADYAKTGKGSLRLQIINQRSDISFALFSGGLSNPKLITRSNSITFANPKAPVYPRLAQGKSWDEMTVTWTSGYSTKEATPFVEWGIQGQIQILSPAGTLTFSRDTMCGPPARTVGWRDPGFIHTSFFKDLWPNLKYTYRIGHRLFNGQIVWGRQNSFKAPPYPGEDSLQRVVIFGDLGKAEIDGSNEYNDFERGSINTTYQLVKDLKNIDMVMHIGDICYASGYLSQWDQFTAQVEPIASTVPYMVASGNHERDWPGSGSFYGTLDSGGECGVPAQNMFYVPAENREQFWYLTDYGMFRFCVANTELDWRPGTEQYKFIEHCLSSVDRQKQPWLIFLAHRVLGYSSATFYGAEGTTEEPMGRESLQLLWQKYRVDIAMYGHVHGYERTCPVYENVCVAKGSDRYSGAFTATTHVVVGGGGASLAEYTAERARWSHAQDLDYGFAKLTAFNHTTLLMEYKRSRDGSVRDSFTVSRDYRDVLACGVDNCAATTMAS from the exons ATGGTGGCGGCtctggtgcatctgctggtcgcCTTCAGCGCCGCCGTGTTGGCCGCTGCCGGCGGCGAGCAGCCGCTGTCGAAGATCGGCGTCCACCGGGCCACCTTGGCGATCCATCCGGGCGCCTCCGTCGACGTCTCGCCGCTCCTCCTCGGCCTGCAG GGGCAGGACCAAGAATGGGTGACCATCGGGTTTAACAACCCCAGGCCATCCAAGGATGACTGGATTGGGGTCTTTTCCCCTGCTAATTTCAG TGACTCCATTTGCCCGTCGGAGAACCAATGGGTCGAGGCCCCTCTTTTGTGCACGGCTCCTATTAAG TTCCAATATGCAAACTACACGACGGCCGACTATGCCAAGACCGGAAAGGGGTCCTTGAGGCTTCAGATAATTAATCAGAGGAGTGATATATCATTCGCATTGTTTTCTGGAGGCCTCTCAAAT CCGAAGCTTATCACACGTTCAAATAGCATAACTTTCGCAAACCCGAAGGCTCCTGTATACCCACGCTTGGCACAAGGAAAGTCCTGGGATGAA ATGACAGTGACATGGACAAGTGGATATAGTACCAAGGAGGCTACACCGTTTGTTGAATGGGGCATACAAGGGCAAATCCAAATCCTTTCTCCTGCAGGCACCCTTACGTTCAGTCGCGACACTATGTGTG GTCCGCCTGCTAGGACAGTTGGATGGCGCGATCCTGGTTTCATACATACAAGTTTCTTCAAGGACCTATGGCCTAATCTTAA GTACACGTACAGGATTGGCCATCGGCTATTCAATGGTCAAATTGTTTGGGGACGTCAGAATAGCTTCAAAGCACCTCCCTATCCTGGGGAGGATTCTTTGCAACGTGTTGTCATATTTGGAGATTTGGGCAAG GCCGAGATTGATGGCTCAAACGAATACAATGACTTTGAGCGTGGTTCAATCAACACAACTTACCAGCTAGTTAAGGACTTGAAGAATATCGATATGGTGATGCATATCGGAGACATCTGCTACGCCAGTGGTTATCTGTCACAGTGGGATCAGTTCACTGCACAGGTTGAACCCATTGCCTCTACTGTACCTTACATGGTGGCAAG CGGTAACCATGAAAGAGACTGGCCTGGATCAGGATCCTTTTATGGGACTTTGGACTCGGGCGGCGAATGCGGCGTGCCAGCTCAGAACATGTTCTATGTGCCGGCAGAGAACCGTGAGCAGTTCTG GTACTTGACGGACTACGGGATGTTCCGGTTCTGCGTAGCCAACACGGAGCTGGACTGGCGGCCAGGCACCGAGCAGTACAAGTTCATCGAGCACTGCTTGTCATCCGTGGACCGGCAGAAGCAGCCGTGGCTCATCTTCCTCGCCCACCGCGTCCTGGGCTACTCGTCGGCCACCTTCTACGGCGCCGAAGGGACGACGGAGGAGCCCATGGGGAGGGAGAGCCTCCAGCTCCTCTGGCAGAAGTACAGGGTCGACATCGCCATGTACGGCCACGTCCACGGCTACGAGCGAACGTGCCCAGTATACGAG AACGTGTGCGTGGCTAAGGGGTCGGACCGGTACAGCGGCGCGTTCACGGCGACGACGCACGTggtggtgggcggcggcggggcgagccTGGCGGAGTACACGGCGGAGCGGGCGCGGTGGAGCCACGCGCAGGACCTGGACTACGGGTTCGCCAAGCTGACGGCGTTCAACCACACCACGCTGCTCATGGAGTACAAGCGGAGCAGGGACGGCAGCGTGCGCGACAGCTTCACCGTCTCGCGCGACTACCGCGACGTCCTCGCCTGCGGCGTCGACAACTGCGCCGCCACCACCATGGCGTCTTAG